The following proteins are co-located in the Flectobacillus major DSM 103 genome:
- a CDS encoding queuosine precursor transporter has translation MSIDTSILNSKRSKLYVFLFGIFLTNAIVAEIVGAKIFSVEQTLGFSPLHLQTFFGTWDINQTAGALNWPFVFITSDIINEYFGTKGVKKISFLTAGFIAYSFVIIYGATLLTPAQFWIDVNKGDNNFDINYAFAKIFRQGLGIITGSLSAFLISQILDAYVFHSIRKVTGHKKIWLRATGSTLVSQLIDSFVVIGIAFVVFGNWTIDQWISTSLNNYLYKFFSAILMTPLIYLAHNLIDGYLGKELSDELISEAGQA, from the coding sequence ATGAGTATTGATACTTCCATACTAAATTCTAAGCGTTCCAAACTATATGTTTTCCTATTTGGTATTTTCCTCACCAACGCCATTGTAGCCGAAATTGTTGGAGCTAAAATTTTCTCGGTCGAGCAAACCCTCGGTTTTAGCCCTTTGCATCTCCAAACTTTCTTTGGTACATGGGACATCAACCAAACCGCAGGAGCATTAAACTGGCCTTTTGTATTTATTACATCCGATATTATTAATGAATATTTTGGTACAAAAGGCGTAAAAAAAATCTCTTTCCTCACAGCAGGGTTCATTGCCTACAGCTTTGTTATTATTTATGGAGCTACCTTGCTTACGCCTGCTCAGTTTTGGATTGATGTTAACAAAGGCGATAATAACTTTGACATTAACTACGCCTTTGCCAAAATCTTTCGTCAAGGCTTGGGAATTATTACGGGTTCGTTGAGTGCTTTTCTTATCAGCCAAATCTTGGATGCCTATGTATTTCATTCTATCAGAAAAGTTACTGGGCATAAAAAGATATGGTTACGAGCCACTGGCTCGACCTTGGTATCACAGCTTATCGACAGCTTTGTGGTAATAGGTATTGCCTTTGTTGTTTTTGGCAACTGGACTATCGACCAATGGATTTCTACTTCGTTGAACAACTATTTGTACAAATTTTTCTCGGCAATTCTCATGACACCGCTTATCTATTTAGCCCATAATTTGATTGATGGCTATTTAGGAAAAGAGTTATCGGATGAACTTATTTCTGAAGCTGGCCAAGCCTAA
- a CDS encoding glycosyltransferase family 9 protein codes for MATSFWYFLKTSFLILFYKITNPQKKLIGVILAEHFGDIVACEPLSREIKKIHPNSIVFWVVRKPFRELIDSNPNIDVTIVEYSVFHSMLLARYNGFSHLYNLHMPKLRIYPYTQTFLKNPYAETLGITVQNYFQFGNLIEVFAQIAQLPLLNETPKVYISSANKARVDTIRLPEKFIAIHCHSNYSPKDWQVYHWENLIGKLNEAGYQVVEVGLKSSINQNLVGYTNCCGKFSLLETAEIIRRAQFFIGVDSGPAHLANAVGTYGLLLFGKFVNFENYLPYSGGYKTDNATIISKKDSPCSGLSFDDVWTIVQQKI; via the coding sequence ATGGCTACATCTTTTTGGTACTTTCTAAAAACCAGTTTTCTTATCTTATTTTACAAAATTACTAATCCTCAAAAAAAGCTCATTGGTGTTATTTTGGCCGAACACTTTGGCGATATTGTAGCCTGCGAGCCGCTTTCACGAGAAATTAAAAAGATTCATCCTAATAGTATTGTATTTTGGGTGGTCAGAAAACCTTTTAGAGAACTCATCGATAGCAATCCTAATATCGATGTTACAATTGTAGAATATAGCGTTTTTCATAGTATGTTATTGGCTCGGTACAATGGCTTTTCGCACCTGTACAACCTTCACATGCCCAAGCTACGGATTTATCCATATACCCAAACTTTTTTAAAAAATCCTTATGCCGAAACTTTGGGAATTACTGTACAAAATTATTTTCAATTTGGTAATTTAATAGAAGTATTTGCCCAGATTGCCCAATTACCACTGCTCAACGAAACACCCAAAGTATATATCAGTTCGGCCAACAAAGCTCGTGTAGATACTATTCGTTTGCCCGAAAAATTTATTGCTATTCACTGCCATTCCAACTATTCGCCTAAAGACTGGCAAGTATACCATTGGGAAAACCTCATTGGCAAACTCAACGAAGCAGGGTATCAAGTAGTAGAAGTAGGCTTGAAAAGTTCAATCAACCAAAACCTTGTAGGATACACCAATTGCTGTGGAAAATTTTCATTATTAGAAACAGCCGAGATTATTCGTCGAGCCCAATTTTTTATCGGTGTCGATAGTGGCCCAGCTCATTTGGCCAATGCAGTAGGTACTTATGGCCTATTACTGTTTGGAAAATTTGTTAACTTTGAAAATTATCTTCCTTATTCGGGCGGGTACAAAACAGATAATGCTACTATTATTTCCAAAAAAGATAGTCCGTGTTCGGGCTTATCTTTCGACGATGTTTGGACAATAGTACAACAAAAAATCTAG
- a CDS encoding glycosyltransferase family 4 protein has translation MKQKILFVGHDANRAGAQILLLRFLKLLKEKTQIEFSVLLKYGGPLVDDYRAIAETFVLYQAPSTSLKRILLEKVKQKILGKANNTGPLWNTLKAKQFDLIVSNTFTNGDIFPELTQLGCPIYSYIHELEMGINMYSSAKNIQNTLNGTHRYIACADSVKGNLINQFGIQPNKIDVLPSLLPEAAMNYKPDVSQIASIKKQLGIPEQAFVVGGMGTIDLRKGVDLFLQIGHLLQAHGVYLVWVGGSHQQADFQLFNIDKKRLKLDNLKFVEAVANPLDYMALFDIFALTSREDPYPLVVLEAALLSKPIICFDQAGGAKDFVETNAGFLIDYLDVQAFAKQIEQLIQNTPERTEKGTNAHKKVLERHQTQYAFDTFLAILTQ, from the coding sequence ATGAAACAAAAAATTCTCTTTGTCGGGCATGATGCTAATCGGGCGGGTGCTCAGATTCTACTATTGAGGTTTCTTAAACTACTAAAAGAAAAAACACAAATAGAATTTTCGGTACTACTCAAATACGGCGGCCCACTTGTTGACGACTATCGGGCTATTGCCGAAACGTTTGTATTATACCAAGCTCCATCGACAAGCCTTAAACGAATCCTTCTGGAAAAAGTAAAGCAGAAGATTCTGGGAAAGGCTAACAACACTGGCCCACTTTGGAATACCCTCAAAGCCAAACAATTTGATTTAATTGTTTCCAATACTTTTACAAATGGCGATATTTTCCCTGAGCTAACCCAGCTAGGTTGTCCTATTTACTCGTATATCCACGAGCTAGAAATGGGTATTAATATGTACAGCTCGGCCAAAAATATTCAAAATACTCTTAATGGTACTCATAGGTATATTGCCTGTGCCGATTCTGTAAAAGGAAACTTAATCAATCAGTTTGGGATTCAGCCCAACAAGATAGACGTACTTCCTTCTTTACTACCCGAAGCGGCCATGAATTACAAGCCCGATGTGTCGCAAATCGCTAGTATCAAGAAGCAACTAGGTATTCCAGAACAGGCTTTTGTGGTAGGTGGAATGGGTACGATAGATTTAAGAAAAGGAGTTGATTTATTTTTACAAATAGGCCACCTTCTTCAAGCACACGGAGTCTATTTGGTTTGGGTTGGTGGCTCGCATCAGCAAGCCGATTTTCAGTTATTTAATATCGACAAAAAGCGGCTCAAATTGGATAATCTCAAATTTGTAGAAGCTGTTGCCAATCCTTTAGATTACATGGCCTTGTTCGATATTTTTGCCCTGACTTCTCGTGAAGACCCCTATCCGTTGGTAGTATTAGAAGCAGCACTGTTGAGCAAACCTATTATTTGCTTTGACCAAGCAGGCGGAGCAAAAGATTTTGTAGAAACCAACGCAGGATTTTTGATAGATTATCTGGACGTACAAGCGTTTGCCAAACAGATTGAGCAGCTTATACAAAATACTCCCGAGCGTACCGAAAAAGGCACAAATGCCCATAAAAAAGTCTTAGAACGACACCAAACACAATATGCGTTTGATACCTTTTTGGCTATTCTAACACAATAA
- a CDS encoding glycosyltransferase family 2 protein, whose protein sequence is MKKQPKVSILVPVFNHAKFIGQMIQGALMQQTDFAFEIIIGDDASTDGTQAIIQQYASQFPQIKAFLHPQNLGPTTPRELGGKNNVAFLFEQCSGQYIALCEGDDYWTDALKLQKQVDFLDNHPEYSICHHQLEVIYEDNSPAHPFNDPDQADTSDISDLLRDNKWILGTASTVFRNVFQSGLADWWWKSASGDLGIFIQAARHGKIKYLPETMGCYRKHSGGMTTIHTPKNLFFLQNRMEMFKAIDLAYQQEYTDILSKTVQHYNTIIKNLTNS, encoded by the coding sequence ATGAAAAAACAACCCAAAGTAAGCATTTTAGTACCTGTATTTAACCATGCCAAATTTATTGGGCAAATGATACAAGGAGCTTTGATGCAACAAACTGATTTTGCATTTGAAATAATAATTGGCGACGATGCCTCTACCGATGGCACACAAGCTATTATTCAGCAATATGCTTCACAATTTCCTCAGATAAAAGCTTTTTTACACCCCCAAAACCTTGGCCCCACAACGCCCAGAGAATTAGGTGGAAAAAATAACGTAGCATTCTTATTTGAACAATGCAGTGGCCAGTATATCGCTTTGTGCGAAGGTGATGACTACTGGACAGATGCACTGAAGCTTCAAAAACAAGTTGATTTTCTTGATAATCACCCTGAATATAGTATTTGTCATCATCAGCTTGAGGTGATTTATGAAGACAACTCGCCTGCTCATCCTTTCAACGACCCCGACCAAGCCGACACCTCCGACATTAGCGATTTGTTGAGAGATAACAAATGGATTTTGGGTACAGCCAGTACTGTTTTTAGAAATGTATTTCAGAGCGGGCTGGCAGATTGGTGGTGGAAATCGGCTAGTGGCGATTTAGGTATATTTATACAAGCGGCTCGACACGGGAAAATCAAGTATTTGCCCGAAACGATGGGCTGTTATCGTAAGCATAGTGGTGGTATGACCACTATTCATACCCCTAAGAATCTGTTTTTCCTTCAAAATCGCATGGAAATGTTTAAGGCTATAGACCTTGCCTATCAGCAAGAATATACCGATATTTTGAGCAAAACAGTACAGCATTACAATACTATCATCAAGAATCTAACCAATTCCTAA
- a CDS encoding glycosyltransferase family 4 protein, translating into MKVIFDTSLLGMGYYNAKARTGIFRVAEHLAYALNKKENITLNYVAEQSLRDAMAFVKDQMLQPDIAFVHEPKAIRIAQFQNSIIQLFEHNSIFQKAVRHFFNKLSGFYHPIDTQQLSTFDIYHSPYFPIPKLIQQRGHIKKVITIHDLIPIKYPQFFQSHNDQVVATVLKDLQKYPDTHVICISESTKADLLELSNIKPEQVFVTHLAASKDIFYPEYNPETIKSVLQTYQIPTDVPYFLSLATFEPRKNIESTIKAFVQLIQEQKDTQANLVLVGTKGWDFEGIFENLNIAAPLRKRIMVTGYMPDHHLASIYSGATAFVFVSFCEGFGLPPLEAMQCGTPVIVSNTTSLPEVVGDAGITVNPTDINGISGAMLNLLNNHTQRNQLIAASLARSTMFTWEKMGQQTLEVYQKLS; encoded by the coding sequence ATGAAGGTAATCTTTGATACATCGCTGTTAGGGATGGGCTATTATAATGCCAAGGCCCGAACAGGTATTTTTCGTGTGGCCGAGCATTTGGCTTATGCCCTCAATAAAAAGGAGAATATTACACTAAACTATGTGGCCGAACAAAGCCTTCGGGATGCTATGGCTTTTGTAAAAGACCAAATGTTACAACCCGACATTGCGTTTGTACATGAGCCAAAGGCAATTCGTATTGCTCAATTCCAAAATAGTATTATCCAGTTGTTCGAGCATAATTCTATTTTTCAAAAAGCTGTGCGTCATTTTTTCAATAAACTATCGGGCTTTTATCATCCCATCGATACTCAGCAGCTAAGTACTTTTGATATTTATCACAGCCCCTACTTCCCGATTCCAAAGCTTATTCAACAGAGGGGTCATATCAAGAAAGTTATTACGATTCACGATTTAATTCCGATAAAATACCCTCAGTTTTTTCAGTCACACAACGACCAAGTTGTAGCCACGGTACTCAAAGACCTACAAAAATATCCTGACACACACGTTATTTGTATTTCAGAATCAACCAAGGCCGACTTACTAGAACTTAGTAATATTAAGCCTGAGCAAGTTTTTGTAACGCATTTGGCAGCCTCAAAAGATATTTTTTATCCAGAATATAACCCTGAAACTATCAAGTCGGTACTCCAAACTTACCAAATCCCCACCGACGTACCTTATTTTCTGAGCCTCGCTACGTTTGAACCCCGCAAGAATATCGAGTCGACTATCAAGGCATTTGTACAACTTATTCAGGAACAAAAAGATACTCAAGCCAACTTGGTTTTGGTAGGTACAAAAGGCTGGGATTTTGAAGGTATTTTCGAAAATCTCAATATTGCAGCACCTTTACGCAAGCGCATTATGGTAACAGGATATATGCCCGATCACCATTTGGCTAGTATTTATAGTGGAGCAACTGCCTTTGTATTTGTCTCGTTTTGTGAAGGCTTTGGTTTGCCTCCTTTAGAAGCCATGCAATGTGGTACGCCCGTTATTGTATCTAATACTACATCGTTACCCGAAGTTGTAGGCGATGCAGGTATTACCGTAAATCCAACCGATATTAATGGTATTTCGGGAGCTATGTTGAATTTACTCAACAACCATACCCAAAGAAATCAGCTTATTGCTGCTTCGCTAGCAAGAAGTACCATGTTTACATGGGAAAAAATGGGACAACAAACCCTTGAAGTTTACCAGAAATTATCCTAA
- a CDS encoding glycosyl transferase — protein sequence MTLAFTICSINYLAQAQTLGQSLRVQNPSVEFVIGLVDRLDQVTLEADKVPPFQLLEIDKINIEFFEEMCENYNITELNTAVKPYFIDYFYKNRPDIKNVIYFDPDIIVFDSLAKLEHSLEQYSMVVTPHICSPINDDLNTKETDHLSTGLYNLGFIATSRSEATYKMVDWWKDRLAKDCRIDLCNGLFVDQHWINFVPLFFPNDVLVDKYPGYNVAYWNLHERTVSQQNNKYFINGEPLIFFHYSGYELKKPNEVSKYQNRSSFDNRPDIVALFQYYAQQLKDNFNEYYIQIPCFYIKPIKIKRYKRVRKALQLPFRKTIEWLNQ from the coding sequence ATGACATTAGCTTTTACCATCTGTTCTATCAATTATTTAGCCCAAGCCCAAACCTTGGGGCAGTCGTTGCGAGTACAGAATCCATCTGTAGAATTTGTAATCGGATTAGTTGACAGACTCGACCAAGTAACACTAGAAGCAGATAAAGTACCGCCATTTCAATTGCTCGAAATTGATAAAATCAATATTGAGTTTTTTGAAGAAATGTGCGAAAATTATAATATTACCGAGTTAAACACAGCTGTAAAGCCCTATTTTATCGACTATTTCTATAAAAATAGACCCGATATTAAAAATGTTATTTATTTTGACCCCGACATCATTGTATTTGATAGCTTGGCTAAATTAGAACATTCGCTTGAACAATATTCGATGGTAGTAACACCGCATATTTGCTCGCCTATCAACGACGACCTCAATACCAAAGAAACCGACCACCTCAGTACAGGATTGTATAATCTGGGATTCATTGCAACTTCAAGAAGTGAGGCTACTTACAAAATGGTAGATTGGTGGAAAGACCGACTAGCCAAAGACTGTAGAATAGATTTGTGCAATGGCCTTTTTGTAGACCAACATTGGATAAACTTTGTGCCATTATTCTTTCCCAATGATGTATTGGTAGACAAATACCCTGGCTATAATGTGGCCTATTGGAATCTGCATGAAAGAACAGTTAGCCAACAAAATAATAAATATTTTATCAATGGCGAACCTCTAATTTTCTTTCATTATAGTGGTTATGAGCTAAAAAAACCTAACGAGGTATCTAAATATCAAAACCGTTCAAGTTTTGACAATAGGCCCGATATTGTTGCTCTTTTCCAATACTATGCCCAACAATTAAAAGATAATTTCAACGAATACTATATCCAAATCCCTTGCTTTTATATCAAACCTATTAAAATCAAACGCTATAAACGTGTAAGAAAAGCATTGCAATTGCCTTTCCGAAAAACCATCGAATGGCTGAACCAATAA
- a CDS encoding glycosyltransferase family 4 protein, giving the protein MFQIIVSGIVATIVSVAAIPVIIKISRLKNLMADPGERSSHIKKTPTLGGVAIFASTLISYFLWSNPDEEEFVHLSISAIVILFFLGVKDDILVLSPKKKMIVQIGASALVVVFGNVRLENLFGIFGVEEIPYLLSLPLTVFVFLALINAINLIDGIDGLAGGIGMICGGIFGLWFYLNGYYALACLAASMAGSLLGFLRFNYSITSKIFMGDTGSLIVGFLLTMFAIKFVQLNIAYRFDPNASFSAPILAIVVLIVPIFDTLRVFIVRLKDKKSPFVGDRNHLHHILIDSGLSHFQASSILWVFTLVSTIAFLAITKNTENTISLYILIGLFGIYMWCSHLLKRRNQLRQEQADLAKAKAEEEEERQALVKEKPMMTIK; this is encoded by the coding sequence TTGTTTCAGATAATAGTTTCGGGCATTGTGGCAACAATTGTGTCTGTAGCGGCTATTCCTGTTATTATCAAAATTTCGAGGTTGAAGAACTTAATGGCCGACCCTGGCGAGCGAAGCTCTCACATAAAAAAAACACCTACACTTGGAGGGGTAGCTATTTTTGCTTCTACGCTGATTAGCTATTTCTTGTGGAGTAATCCCGACGAAGAGGAGTTTGTCCATTTATCTATTTCTGCTATTGTAATTCTATTTTTCTTAGGGGTCAAAGACGATATTTTGGTTTTGTCGCCTAAGAAAAAAATGATTGTACAAATAGGTGCTTCGGCCTTGGTGGTGGTTTTTGGTAATGTTCGGCTAGAAAATCTTTTTGGTATTTTTGGGGTCGAAGAAATTCCCTATTTACTGAGCTTACCGCTTACTGTTTTTGTTTTTCTGGCTCTAATCAATGCTATCAACTTGATTGATGGGATTGATGGGTTAGCTGGTGGTATCGGAATGATTTGCGGTGGTATATTTGGACTCTGGTTTTACCTCAATGGTTATTATGCTTTGGCTTGTTTGGCGGCATCTATGGCGGGTTCATTATTAGGTTTTTTGAGGTTTAATTATTCCATTACTTCCAAAATCTTCATGGGCGATACGGGTTCTTTGATTGTAGGCTTTTTGTTGACAATGTTTGCTATTAAATTTGTTCAATTGAATATAGCTTATCGTTTTGACCCGAATGCCTCTTTTAGTGCTCCTATATTAGCTATTGTAGTATTGATTGTTCCTATTTTTGATACTTTGCGGGTATTTATTGTTCGTTTAAAAGATAAAAAATCACCTTTCGTGGGAGACCGAAACCACTTGCATCATATTTTGATAGATAGTGGCTTGTCACATTTTCAGGCTAGTTCGATACTGTGGGTATTTACGTTGGTATCAACTATTGCTTTTTTGGCTATTACCAAAAACACCGAAAATACTATTTCGCTTTATATTTTAATTGGTTTATTTGGTATTTATATGTGGTGTTCACATTTGCTAAAACGCAGAAACCAATTACGACAAGAGCAGGCCGATTTGGCAAAAGCCAAGGCTGAGGAAGAAGAAGAACGACAGGCACTTGTAAAAGAGAAGCCTATGATGACGATAAAATAG